In Panacibacter ginsenosidivorans, the following proteins share a genomic window:
- the murQ gene encoding N-acetylmuramic acid 6-phosphate etherase yields the protein MDEFIRVTEQPSPYRHQEKMSVMEIITNINTEDKTVPYAVEKALPQVEKLITAISDRMLAGGRLFYIGAGTSGRLGILDASECPPTYGVPTDLVTGIIAGGNVAIIKSVEDAEDDTDQGWKDLLLHKISKNDFVVGIAASGTTPYVIGALNNCREHNIATGCITCNAGSPLAAAADHAVEVVVGPEFVTGSTRMKSGTAQKLVLNMISTTVMIQLGRVEDNRMVNMQLSNEKLRDRGVHMLMQKIGISDYAKAKQLLEQHGSVKKAAAAFSKQ from the coding sequence ATGGATGAATTTATAAGAGTTACAGAACAACCATCGCCATATAGGCACCAGGAAAAAATGTCTGTAATGGAAATCATTACAAACATAAATACCGAAGATAAAACAGTGCCTTATGCAGTAGAGAAAGCTTTGCCCCAGGTCGAAAAATTAATAACTGCCATAAGCGACAGAATGCTTGCAGGCGGTCGCTTGTTTTATATTGGCGCAGGCACCAGTGGACGTTTAGGTATTCTTGATGCAAGTGAATGCCCGCCAACTTATGGTGTGCCAACCGATCTTGTAACGGGTATTATTGCCGGTGGAAATGTTGCTATTATAAAATCAGTTGAAGATGCGGAAGATGATACCGATCAAGGTTGGAAAGATCTGCTGCTGCATAAAATAAGTAAGAACGATTTTGTGGTGGGCATTGCTGCAAGCGGTACAACGCCTTATGTTATTGGTGCGCTGAATAATTGCAGGGAACATAATATTGCTACCGGTTGTATTACCTGCAATGCGGGTAGTCCGCTTGCTGCAGCGGCGGATCATGCTGTTGAAGTAGTGGTTGGTCCTGAGTTTGTGACAGGAAGCACCCGTATGAAAAGTGGTACCGCACAGAAGCTGGTGTTAAATATGATATCTACAACTGTCATGATACAACTGGGCAGGGTAGAAGATAACCGCATGGTAAATATGCAACTCAGCAACGAAAAACTTCGCGATCGTGGTGTGCACATGCTGATGCAAAAAATTGGCATCAGTGATTATGCAAAAGCAAAGCAATTACTGGAACAGCATGGCTCTGTAAAGAAGGCAGCAGCAGCATTTAGTAAACAATAA
- a CDS encoding acyl-CoA thioesterase, whose product MELKNSKFSTIIKVEQQHLDDVNHVNNVIYVQWMQDIASMHWNAYASDKLKDEVLWMIKRHEIDYYNQAFLHDELLMTTWTGEYSNVTWKRHYEIIRPADNKKIIVAASVWIPLDRKTQRPRRIDSELINMFA is encoded by the coding sequence ATGGAACTAAAGAACAGTAAATTTTCCACTATAATAAAGGTTGAACAGCAACATCTCGACGATGTTAATCATGTAAATAACGTGATCTATGTACAATGGATGCAGGACATTGCTTCTATGCACTGGAATGCATATGCATCAGACAAATTAAAAGATGAAGTATTATGGATGATTAAACGCCACGAAATAGATTATTACAACCAGGCATTTTTACATGATGAATTATTAATGACCACCTGGACCGGGGAGTACAGTAATGTTACCTGGAAAAGACATTATGAGATCATCCGTCCTGCTGATAATAAAAAGATTATTGTAGCCGCAAGTGTTTGGATTCCTTTAGACAGAAAAACACAACGACCCCGCAGAATTGATAGTGAACTCATCAATATGTTTGCCTAA
- a CDS encoding DinB family protein, which produces MKTHNSAQLLQQLHQQTENILNLAVQQWQMISPAIFKQPPAPDAWSAMQCLGHLNAYGDYYLPAIEKAISEVRQQNKTSISTFKPGWLGNYFTNLMMPNENGVPSKKMKAPKNYTTNNEGDTDCTIAKFIDQQEKLLLLLEEAKNIDLNTIRIPISIAKFIKLKLGDVFMFLIAHNLRHVKQAERAISTATINKNDRSLLVA; this is translated from the coding sequence ATGAAAACACACAATTCTGCGCAATTATTACAGCAACTACACCAGCAAACAGAAAATATACTGAATTTAGCTGTTCAGCAATGGCAAATGATAAGCCCGGCAATTTTTAAACAGCCGCCTGCACCAGATGCATGGAGCGCCATGCAATGTCTTGGTCATTTAAATGCATATGGAGATTATTATTTACCAGCAATTGAAAAAGCGATCAGTGAAGTCAGGCAGCAAAACAAAACATCCATATCAACTTTTAAACCTGGCTGGCTGGGCAATTATTTTACCAACCTTATGATGCCAAATGAAAACGGTGTTCCTTCTAAAAAAATGAAAGCGCCTAAAAATTATACAACCAATAATGAAGGAGATACTGATTGCACCATTGCAAAATTTATAGATCAGCAGGAAAAATTATTATTGTTATTGGAAGAAGCAAAAAATATTGATCTTAATACGATAAGAATTCCTATATCTATTGCTAAGTTTATCAAACTAAAACTGGGAGATGTTTTTATGTTTTTAATAGCGCACAACCTGAGACATGTAAAGCAGGCTGAGCGGGCAATTTCGACAGCAACAATAAATAAAAATGATCGGTCTTTGTTAGTAGCTTAG
- a CDS encoding Crp/Fnr family transcriptional regulator yields MSTHNSSAQECDATMYNSIKTVGYKRKNIKLLITFESMDFLSALEQLKKIMFAIHPLSENEWDDFALIWQPYEAKRKTILTKTGETERYLYFVLDGVQRGFFLHDDGREATIVFTYPFSFSGIADSFLTQTPSKFFLETLTTSSFIRTEYKQLNELLLRHHNFQTCIFKAISHTFAGVLERQIEIQCFSAEEKFKALLKRSPHVLHLIPHKYLASYLGIDATTFSKLLGTVRL; encoded by the coding sequence ATGTCGACTCACAATTCTTCAGCACAGGAGTGCGACGCAACAATGTACAATAGCATCAAAACAGTTGGGTACAAAAGGAAAAATATCAAACTTCTTATTACTTTCGAATCAATGGACTTTTTATCTGCACTTGAACAATTAAAAAAGATAATGTTTGCCATACACCCATTATCTGAGAACGAATGGGATGATTTTGCGCTTATCTGGCAGCCATATGAAGCAAAGCGCAAAACAATACTAACAAAAACCGGTGAAACAGAACGATACCTCTACTTTGTACTCGATGGCGTGCAACGCGGCTTTTTTTTACACGATGATGGACGCGAAGCAACCATTGTTTTTACTTACCCTTTTTCATTTTCCGGCATTGCAGATTCTTTTCTTACACAAACACCTTCAAAGTTTTTTCTTGAAACACTTACTACCAGTAGTTTTATACGTACTGAATACAAACAATTAAACGAATTGCTCTTGCGCCATCATAATTTTCAAACCTGCATTTTTAAAGCAATAAGCCACACTTTTGCTGGTGTGCTGGAGAGACAGATAGAAATTCAATGCTTTTCTGCAGAAGAAAAGTTCAAAGCATTACTTAAAAGAAGCCCACATGTTTTACACTTAATTCCACATAAATACCTTGCATCTTATCTAGGTATTGATGCAACAACTTTCAGTAAACTACTTGGAACTGTAAGGCTTTAA
- the porU2 gene encoding putative type IX secretion system sortase PorU2 has translation MMKRVLYFIFFILSVQSLHAQQPFMNEWIDYNKTYYKFKVGPFGYDALSIPIAKGLVRISQPSLAAVGLGSVPAEQFQLWRDGEEVPLYISTSSGVLSSSDYIEFWGEMSNGKPDKYLYKDSTAQLADHTSLETDSAAYFLTVNPAANNKRFANATNNTVGTALTPERNFMYTGKRIFRGFINDGFGVFVEEKLYSSSYDTGEGLESRSLTSTSPISHVFSNMYVDTLGSTMTLALNMVGAAPNDRNIKVSLNSDSLTQFHMGYFQIARIVMPGISPLKVKSNSATFLIQNLTGNGDDCRIGKLDLEYPRLFNFGGVSSFEFYIDASVKGRYLKIANFNRGTANGALYDFTNGKRYIGNPGSGDTLEFVLGPSVDKYHLLLVRSDGSTAKTINTIEQRNFVDFSNPSNQGDYLIISNPSLYGSGSGNYVQQYSDYRSSDSGGKYNAKVVDIHQLEDQFAYGIKMNPLSVKNFLRFSRSNFQKPPAYVFLIGKGVIYTAYRLQESNPLITQLNLVPVFGSPGSDNLLSSDNYNPIPTTPIGRLSVVTPDEVGVYLAKVKEYEAAQKDTSSTSIASNLWKKKVLQLAGANDPLIESIIDSFQAKYAQIIGGPLFGGNVKTFSKSTSTGSEYGQAVLQFTDEYNNGSALVEYLGHSSSTSIDFSLDNPANYSNTGKYPMFIVNGCLAGNIFDYDINRLNNRSTISEKFVLEPGKGAIGYLSSSNYGVLNYLDVFTEKFYSAITGTQYGNGFGKVVQDGLKSSLDYTGNTDFYGLMHAEQLTYHGDPAIKMSSYNAPDYAVDSNEMSVEPGYLNVAMDSLTVKFNVRNLGKATGDPVGLKLYRKYPNGVTDNIYTASIPGVNSIDSFSFKLPIVANRDKGTTIITAVVDDENQVAELKEDNNEASIAVKISAADLLPVSPYNYSIINTNNVNLIASTAYAFDSLTQYVMELDTTSLFNSPQKLTMKQTGTGGIIEFDNVPLVMDSTVYFWRVSEDSADKHWNTFSFIYRSAGNAGFEQAHFLQHTESVYNKIVPDSSSRRYNFGSNVNNIFILNSIYTTSGNEDNHFSVALNGKIITWSSCVGRSIIFNVFDPKTFKPILNITNPYGAAAPCDTMRRYNFEYSTQTAASRKNAMDFMDNYINNGYYVVVRKIYDVIYGGPDTDWAPTVWAKDTLLYGHNNSLYHRLKDQGTQIDSFTFPRTFIFVYKKNDSITYKPVSVLSRGLYDRISLSQNYYAADTIGTITSPKFGPGTSWSKVKWYGKASNSNSEASLDVIAIDQNGKDTVLYNIDTTQHELDISAINAATYPYVQLRMHTTDSLTITPYQLQDWSVEFTAVPEGALATNLGLDIPDELVFDYDINIQFDTLKGYVIFKNISTTAMGPLKVKIIMYDANNTPVAFSVPSARALPAGDTVHIPFLLNVTNLVQGKYNFYIDINPDNDQPEQYHYNNFLYKYINITRNFILASHTFDLTAKPLNKTVELKWTVTNETNVLVYNVEFSKDGHNFTSIDKVAPSGTTTPYNYYGFIHTSPVNGTNYYRIKMIDKDGSVRYSPVRQADISVSGILVYPNPFRNTLNIILKDATGAVKLRMTDISGRVMLQKDFSGATTLNINNITSGVYILQVIDGSTIHSFKVYKQ, from the coding sequence ATGATGAAAAGGGTACTTTATTTCATTTTTTTTATTCTTTCCGTGCAGTCGCTGCATGCACAGCAGCCGTTCATGAACGAATGGATAGATTACAATAAAACATATTATAAATTCAAGGTTGGTCCATTTGGATATGATGCACTTTCTATTCCGATTGCAAAAGGATTAGTTCGTATATCACAACCTTCATTAGCTGCTGTTGGTCTTGGCTCGGTACCAGCTGAGCAATTTCAATTATGGCGTGATGGAGAAGAAGTTCCTTTATATATTTCTACTTCTTCGGGAGTACTTTCTTCTTCTGACTATATTGAATTCTGGGGAGAGATGAGTAACGGTAAACCTGATAAATATTTGTATAAGGATAGCACTGCTCAGTTAGCCGACCATACAAGTCTTGAAACAGATTCAGCAGCTTATTTTTTAACCGTAAATCCAGCAGCTAATAATAAAAGATTCGCAAACGCCACAAATAATACTGTAGGTACTGCATTAACTCCCGAGAGGAATTTTATGTATACCGGGAAAAGAATATTCAGGGGCTTTATAAATGATGGATTTGGTGTTTTTGTAGAAGAAAAACTGTATTCCTCTTCTTATGATACCGGTGAGGGGCTCGAAAGCAGAAGTTTAACCAGTACTTCACCAATTTCTCACGTCTTTTCAAATATGTATGTAGATACGCTCGGGAGCACAATGACCCTTGCATTGAATATGGTGGGTGCTGCACCTAATGACAGGAACATAAAAGTATCGCTCAATAGTGATTCGCTTACGCAATTTCATATGGGATATTTTCAGATAGCGAGAATTGTAATGCCGGGAATCTCTCCTTTAAAAGTTAAAAGTAATTCCGCGACTTTTCTTATTCAGAATTTAACTGGTAATGGAGATGATTGCAGGATTGGAAAACTTGACCTGGAGTATCCGCGTTTGTTCAATTTTGGTGGTGTTTCATCTTTTGAATTTTATATAGATGCCTCAGTGAAGGGCAGGTACCTGAAGATAGCTAACTTCAACAGAGGTACTGCTAATGGGGCACTTTATGATTTCACGAATGGTAAAAGATATATTGGCAATCCAGGTAGTGGAGATACATTAGAGTTTGTACTGGGGCCATCAGTTGATAAATATCATTTATTGCTTGTTAGAAGTGATGGATCAACTGCAAAAACAATTAACACCATTGAGCAAAGAAATTTTGTAGACTTTTCGAATCCGTCAAACCAGGGAGATTATCTCATAATCAGTAATCCTTCATTATATGGCAGCGGGTCTGGTAATTATGTACAACAGTATAGTGATTATCGTTCATCAGACAGCGGAGGAAAATACAACGCAAAAGTGGTCGACATTCATCAGTTAGAAGATCAGTTTGCATATGGTATAAAAATGAATCCTTTATCTGTTAAGAATTTTTTGCGTTTTTCAAGATCAAATTTTCAAAAGCCACCTGCCTATGTTTTTCTTATTGGGAAAGGTGTCATTTATACTGCTTACCGGCTACAGGAATCGAATCCATTAATTACGCAATTAAATCTTGTTCCTGTATTTGGAAGCCCTGGTTCTGATAATTTATTAAGCTCTGATAATTATAATCCCATTCCCACAACTCCTATTGGAAGGTTATCTGTAGTAACGCCCGATGAAGTTGGTGTTTACCTGGCTAAAGTAAAAGAATATGAGGCAGCTCAGAAGGATACCTCATCAACAAGTATCGCATCAAATCTTTGGAAGAAAAAAGTGCTGCAACTTGCAGGCGCTAATGATCCTTTAATAGAAAGTATCATTGACAGTTTCCAGGCCAAATATGCCCAGATAATCGGAGGCCCACTATTTGGTGGAAACGTAAAAACATTCAGTAAATCAACCAGTACGGGCAGCGAGTATGGGCAGGCTGTGCTTCAGTTTACAGACGAATACAATAACGGCAGCGCTTTAGTAGAATACCTTGGTCATTCATCATCTACAAGTATTGATTTTAGTCTTGATAACCCTGCCAATTATAGCAATACAGGTAAATATCCAATGTTTATTGTAAACGGTTGTCTGGCAGGGAACATTTTTGATTATGATATTAACAGATTAAATAATCGTTCTACTATTTCAGAGAAATTTGTACTGGAACCTGGAAAAGGAGCAATCGGTTATTTGTCTTCGAGTAACTATGGCGTATTAAATTACCTGGATGTATTTACAGAAAAATTTTATAGTGCCATAACCGGAACACAATATGGAAATGGATTTGGTAAAGTAGTGCAGGATGGTTTAAAATCATCATTAGATTATACAGGCAATACTGATTTTTATGGCTTAATGCATGCAGAACAACTTACTTATCACGGAGATCCTGCTATAAAAATGTCTTCTTACAATGCACCTGATTACGCTGTTGACAGTAACGAAATGAGTGTTGAACCAGGTTATTTGAATGTAGCCATGGATTCTTTAACTGTCAAATTTAATGTTCGTAACCTGGGCAAAGCAACTGGAGATCCTGTTGGTCTGAAATTATACAGGAAATATCCGAACGGGGTTACAGATAATATTTATACAGCTTCGATTCCTGGAGTAAATAGCATAGACAGTTTTTCTTTCAAATTACCAATAGTTGCCAACAGGGATAAAGGCACTACAATTATCACTGCTGTTGTTGATGATGAGAACCAGGTTGCAGAATTAAAAGAAGATAACAACGAAGCATCAATAGCGGTAAAAATATCTGCGGCTGATCTCTTGCCCGTTTCGCCGTATAATTATTCCATCATTAATACAAATAATGTAAATCTTATTGCTTCTACTGCATATGCATTTGACTCACTTACGCAATACGTAATGGAACTTGATACAACTTCATTATTCAATTCTCCGCAAAAGCTAACCATGAAGCAAACAGGTACAGGAGGTATCATTGAATTTGATAATGTGCCTTTAGTAATGGATAGTACTGTTTATTTCTGGCGTGTGTCTGAAGACAGCGCAGACAAACACTGGAATACTTTTTCTTTTATATACAGAAGTGCGGGAAATGCAGGTTTTGAACAGGCGCATTTCTTACAACATACAGAATCAGTTTATAATAAAATAGTGCCCGATTCATCTTCCCGTAGATACAACTTCGGAAGTAATGTAAATAATATTTTTATTTTGAATTCTATATACACTACCAGTGGTAATGAAGACAACCATTTTAGTGTAGCATTGAATGGTAAAATAATCACCTGGAGTTCATGTGTAGGGCGCTCTATTATTTTTAATGTATTTGATCCCAAAACTTTTAAACCAATATTGAATATAACAAATCCTTACGGCGCGGCCGCGCCTTGCGATACGATGCGTCGTTATAACTTTGAATACAGTACGCAAACGGCCGCATCGAGAAAGAATGCAATGGACTTTATGGACAATTATATAAATAATGGCTATTATGTTGTAGTTAGAAAAATTTATGATGTTATTTATGGTGGCCCCGACACAGATTGGGCCCCCACAGTTTGGGCAAAAGACACTTTGCTGTATGGTCATAACAATTCCTTGTATCATCGTTTAAAAGATCAGGGTACACAAATAGATTCCTTTACATTTCCGAGAACATTCATTTTTGTATACAAGAAAAATGATTCAATTACTTATAAACCAGTTTCTGTTTTATCAAGAGGTTTATATGATCGTATCAGCCTTTCGCAGAATTATTATGCGGCTGATACAATCGGAACCATTACTTCGCCAAAATTTGGCCCCGGCACATCATGGAGTAAAGTAAAATGGTATGGCAAAGCATCAAATAGCAATAGTGAAGCTTCACTCGATGTAATAGCAATTGATCAAAATGGTAAAGACACTGTATTGTACAATATTGATACAACCCAGCATGAACTCGATATCTCGGCTATAAATGCAGCAACATATCCTTATGTGCAACTGCGTATGCATACAACTGATTCGTTAACGATTACACCTTACCAGTTGCAGGATTGGAGTGTTGAATTTACCGCAGTACCTGAAGGTGCTCTTGCAACCAATCTAGGTCTTGATATTCCTGATGAACTCGTATTCGATTATGACATAAACATTCAGTTTGATACACTGAAAGGGTATGTGATCTTTAAGAACATAAGTACAACAGCAATGGGGCCACTGAAAGTAAAAATTATCATGTACGATGCCAATAATACACCGGTTGCATTTAGTGTACCATCTGCAAGAGCACTGCCTGCCGGAGATACCGTGCATATACCATTCCTGCTGAATGTTACAAACCTGGTGCAGGGCAAATACAATTTCTATATTGATATAAATCCAGACAATGATCAGCCGGAACAATATCATTACAATAACTTCCTGTATAAGTATATCAATATTACACGCAACTTTATACTTGCCTCTCATACATTCGATCTTACTGCAAAACCTTTAAATAAAACAGTTGAATTGAAATGGACAGTAACAAACGAAACAAATGTGTTAGTGTATAATGTTGAGTTTAGTAAAGATGGTCACAATTTTACAAGCATTGATAAAGTAGCTCCATCAGGCACAACTACACCATACAATTATTATGGATTTATACATACCAGCCCGGTTAATGGCACAAACTATTACAGAATTAAAATGATTGACAAAGATGGTTCTGTTAGATATTCACCGGTACGGCAGGCAGACATAAGTGTTAGTGGAATATTGGTATATCCTAATCCATTCAGGAATACTTTGAATATTATTCTTAAAGATGCCACAGGTGCTGTTAAATTACGCATGACGGATATTTCAGGCAGAGTAATGCTGCAAAAAGATTTCTCCGGCGCTACAACGCTTAATATTAATAACATTACCAGCGGTGTGTACATATTACAGGTTATTGATGGCAGCACCATTCATTCTTTCAAAGTTTATAAACAGTAA
- the ung gene encoding uracil-DNA glycosylase — translation MDVKIEASWKEVLHKEFAKPYFEQIVAFLKIEKAQGKIIYPPGSLIFNAFDKTPFNKVKIVILGQDPYHGAGQAHGLCFSVPDGVPPPPSLQNIYKELNADIGMPVPKTGNLTKWATQGVFLLNASLTVRAGEPMSHAKIGWADFTDAVIKAISTEKKGVVFLLWGKFAQDKQVLIDETRHYVLKAAHPSPLSAHNGFFGCKHFSKANGILRQQSLEAIDWNP, via the coding sequence ATGGATGTAAAAATTGAAGCCTCCTGGAAAGAAGTTTTACATAAAGAATTTGCCAAACCTTATTTTGAACAGATCGTAGCTTTTTTAAAAATTGAAAAAGCACAGGGTAAGATCATTTATCCGCCTGGGTCATTAATTTTTAACGCCTTTGATAAAACACCTTTTAATAAAGTCAAGATTGTTATACTTGGCCAGGATCCTTACCACGGAGCCGGACAGGCGCATGGACTTTGTTTTTCTGTTCCTGATGGTGTGCCACCACCACCTTCTTTGCAGAACATATATAAGGAACTTAATGCAGATATTGGTATGCCGGTTCCTAAAACAGGTAATCTCACCAAATGGGCCACACAGGGTGTGTTCCTTTTAAATGCTTCGCTTACAGTTAGAGCAGGTGAGCCAATGAGCCATGCAAAAATTGGCTGGGCAGATTTTACAGATGCCGTTATAAAAGCAATTTCGACTGAGAAAAAGGGTGTAGTGTTTTTATTATGGGGCAAATTCGCACAGGATAAACAGGTTCTTATTGATGAAACAAGGCATTATGTTTTAAAAGCGGCGCACCCATCACCATTAAGCGCACATAACGGTTTTTTTGGTTGTAAACACTTTAGCAAAGCAAATGGAATACTGAGGCAACAATCATTGGAAGCTATTGACTGGAATCCTTAA
- a CDS encoding lysophospholipid acyltransferase family protein — protein sequence MKYIFAHNMKVFKEIFCRIWCLWALVLFVPTMFIALPFYLCCYIIKEPAAAHWHRKVSKVWMTFFLNLIACPLKVVSAEYFKKGENYIVACNHNSLMDIPITTPFMPQANKTIAKTTFAFIPVFGWIYAAGSILVNRKNEQSRRDSFRKMKWVLRTGLDMVIYPEGTRNRTNDPLKSFYDGAFKLAVDTGKPIMPALLFNTRKVLPAEKIFYLEPHKMEMHFLPPVESTGITAKQLKEKVFRQMWDYYEANK from the coding sequence TTGAAGTATATATTTGCACACAACATGAAAGTTTTTAAAGAGATATTTTGCAGGATATGGTGTTTATGGGCACTAGTGTTATTTGTACCTACTATGTTTATTGCTTTGCCTTTTTATCTCTGTTGTTATATAATAAAAGAGCCTGCTGCAGCGCACTGGCACCGCAAAGTATCAAAAGTATGGATGACCTTCTTTCTCAATCTTATTGCATGTCCGTTGAAAGTGGTAAGCGCTGAATATTTTAAAAAAGGAGAGAACTATATTGTTGCATGCAATCATAACAGCTTAATGGATATACCGATAACTACCCCTTTTATGCCACAGGCCAATAAGACCATTGCGAAAACAACTTTTGCTTTTATTCCTGTTTTTGGATGGATATACGCTGCCGGCAGTATATTGGTAAACAGGAAAAATGAACAAAGCCGAAGAGACAGTTTTCGTAAAATGAAATGGGTGTTGCGCACAGGGCTTGATATGGTTATTTATCCTGAAGGAACGCGTAATCGCACCAATGATCCGCTGAAATCCTTTTACGACGGTGCTTTTAAGCTTGCTGTTGATACAGGGAAACCAATTATGCCAGCATTATTATTTAATACCCGTAAAGTATTGCCTGCTGAAAAAATATTTTACCTGGAACCACACAAAATGGAAATGCATTTTTTACCTCCTGTTGAAAGTACCGGCATTACGGCCAAACAATTAAAAGAAAAAGTGTTTCGTCAAATGTGGGATTACTACGAAGCCAATAAATAG
- a CDS encoding sulfatase-like hydrolase/transferase, producing MKYPKLIHALSANSFLFLFLLFITASSCHKADELKPLQSIASDGEDASGAVTKPNIIVILGDDIGYFVPTADGGQTYSTPNIDKMAAKGMRFTQCYSSPLCAPSRFAIMTGKYNFRNYVDWGVMNPNEKTFGTLLRDAGYATYVAGKWELDGADSSIRSLGFPRYSVYNPSKTDPQGSRYKDPTIYTAGNYLPAALTQGKYGDDIFTDSVLNFVKQNRRKNFFVYFPITLCHYPYSPTPDDPEFASWNAKTSTPDTAFFPSMAKYMDKKVGQIMDSLAAWNLSKKTIVMFIGDNGTPHYIYYYVNGVRYEGQKGESTTAGTHVPLIVAWPGKIAPRQVNPNLVDFTDFLPTLADAAGITIPSTYGTIDGHSFYNQLVGLPTTPRDWIFCHYAPGTEGGNAYKRWTQDTTYKLYDSTGAFYNIITDPDEKSPIKPANRTAYQKQLVTKFQSIMDGLH from the coding sequence ATGAAATATCCAAAACTAATTCATGCTCTGTCTGCAAACTCATTTCTCTTTCTGTTTTTGCTGTTTATAACTGCCTCATCGTGCCATAAGGCAGATGAATTAAAACCGCTGCAATCAATTGCTTCAGACGGTGAAGATGCATCCGGCGCTGTAACGAAACCTAATATTATTGTTATACTTGGAGATGATATTGGTTATTTTGTTCCTACGGCAGATGGGGGCCAGACATATTCTACTCCGAATATAGATAAAATGGCCGCGAAGGGGATGCGGTTTACACAATGTTATAGCTCTCCACTTTGTGCACCTTCAAGATTTGCAATTATGACCGGTAAATATAATTTCAGAAATTATGTTGACTGGGGTGTAATGAATCCAAATGAAAAAACATTTGGTACATTACTGAGAGATGCAGGCTATGCAACTTATGTTGCCGGTAAATGGGAACTGGATGGCGCCGATTCATCTATACGCAGCCTTGGTTTTCCGAGGTACAGCGTGTACAACCCCTCTAAGACAGATCCTCAGGGTTCCCGGTATAAAGATCCCACTATTTATACAGCGGGAAATTATCTTCCTGCAGCACTTACACAAGGAAAATATGGCGATGATATTTTTACAGATAGCGTACTGAATTTTGTAAAACAAAATCGAAGGAAAAATTTCTTTGTTTATTTTCCCATTACGCTTTGTCATTATCCTTACAGTCCAACACCGGATGACCCTGAGTTTGCTTCGTGGAACGCTAAAACAAGCACGCCTGATACTGCATTCTTCCCATCAATGGCAAAGTATATGGATAAAAAAGTAGGGCAAATAATGGATTCATTAGCAGCATGGAATCTTTCCAAAAAAACCATTGTAATGTTCATTGGCGATAATGGTACGCCACACTACATTTATTACTATGTAAACGGTGTGCGTTATGAAGGACAAAAAGGAGAATCAACAACTGCCGGTACACATGTGCCTCTTATTGTGGCATGGCCAGGAAAAATTGCACCAAGACAGGTTAATCCTAACCTGGTTGATTTTACAGATTTTCTTCCCACACTTGCAGATGCAGCGGGGATAACTATCCCATCCACATATGGCACTATTGATGGACATAGTTTTTATAACCAGCTTGTTGGCCTTCCAACAACGCCAAGAGATTGGATATTTTGCCATTATGCACCAGGAACTGAAGGTGGCAATGCATACAAAAGATGGACACAGGATACTACATACAAGCTTTATGATTCAACAGGTGCATTTTATAATATTATAACGGACCCTGACGAAAAGTCTCCAATAAAACCTGCAAACAGAACAGCTTATCAAAAACAGCTTGTAACAAAATTCCAGAGTATTATGGATGGACTGCATTAA